In Coffea eugenioides isolate CCC68of chromosome 4, Ceug_1.0, whole genome shotgun sequence, the genomic stretch AGGTTTTTGGACAAGTTTTTtacctactagttttttaacaacttttgctacaggaaccccaaaaaacttctcaaaattttttacctacacacttaaaatatccaaaacacaaaaaaaaataaaaaatcccttctccttctcttcttcttcttcctcccccaccccaacccaccaccacctctGCCGCCGccaatcttcttttttttttttttgccctttttccctctccccctcttccTCCCTTGCCATCCTCCATCTgtcttgttttttttctctctgcGTCTCCCCCACTCCTCCCCCCACCACTTCCCCTTCCCTTTTGGCTGATCTGATCGCTAGACCAGATCGCACGGGGGAGGGTGAGGGTGGCGGGGGAAGGGGAGGAGGGGGGAGAAGGAAAAttgccaaaaacaaaaaatttcatttcGCTGCTTCATCTGCCGGCAAGAGCAAGGAGAGGAGACGGGAGGAGAAGGAgaggaaaaatgtgaaaaaaagaaagggacagAGGGAAGATGAGAAGCAGGAAGGGGAACGGGGGAGGGGGTGGCGGGGAGAGGGGAGGAAAGGGATGATGGGCATAGGGGGTGGGGGGAAGGGAGTGGGAGGGATGGCGGCCCAAGAGGGGCGGGCAGAGGGGAATGGGGAAGGGAGGGAAGGGGTGGCAGGGGGAGGGGAGGAAAGGGTGGcgggggagggagagggagggggagaggagaaaagaaaaaaaaaaaagaagagaggtgGTGCTGGCGGTGGGAGGCAGAGGTAACggggaaggggagggggaaggaagaagaagaagaagaagagaggaaagaaaagaaaaaggaaagaaagaaaaagaaaaagaaagaaaaaaaaaaggaaaaaaaattttcaccttacaaaaacttctacaaaatttttcacattacaaaaacttctataaaaaagtttttcaccttacaaaaatttctacaaaaatttttcaaaaacttctacagtgcactacaataaagttttagacaaactcctaaaaaacaggttccaaacaggccttTAGTAGTGTAGTACTCTTTTTATCGAAACGGCAAGACTTTTGCTTATTAACCTTATCTCAGAAGACACCTCAAAAACCGGCAACTCTTGAGGAGCTCCCAGGGACTAAtaaatccaaacccaacccCCCCAGAAACCGATGTGGGATGGAAACCCCACAGGGACAAGCCAGTAGGGCCGCCTGACTACCCAGTTCCTCTAGACCCCAGTATAACTCCCCTGCGTGTCCCCATCGTTTGTCTTTTTACCGAAACGGCAAGACTTTTGCTTATTAACTTTATCCCAGAAGACacctcaaaagccggcaactcttgaggAGCTCCCAGGGACTAATAAACCCAAACCCAACCCCCCCAGAaaccgatgtgggatagaaacCCTACAGGGGCAATTAGTAGTGTAGTACTCGACCGACTAGTAGTTGTTCAGTTCCAACTTCAATTTGAAAGTTGTGAGGGACACTTTGAAGGCGTGGGACTGCTACTCTTTGTGGAATCCCCGCCTTTGGTATTGGGACTAATTAGGATTAAATTGGGTTGTTAATCATGGTTAACAAATAGTTTCACAAAATCTGGTCCTGTTTGATACCTCTATTTAATGCTGAAGATTAATTTAGTCATAACTTTTTGAATTTAGTATATTTAGTGACATAAATGCATCATCACTTAATATACTATTAACCACTACTTAATTTGCGTAGACAACTTTTTGAATTTGGTATATTTAGTGACATAAATGCTTCACAGTTTAATATATTGAGCATTACTTAATTGGTGTACaaaattttaagtgaaaaaaaaattgcattgaaatcttcttgaattgaCTGCACACTCACAAAATATATATTTGTCCTCTTTTAATTCGATACTTAAACACATCCTAATCGACACACTCATTCTCTTTTAATTCGATACACGCATATTCAAACACATCTTAAttattcattattttcttttgcacaTGCGCACCCTTTTCTTTACTTGTTTCTCTTTCTCAAAATACACAAACCTAAgcaatttatttttcaattcaaTGCTATAATTCAATTAGTTATCAAACAGATATATAATTTTATCAATTCAGCAACTTTTTAGATTTTAAACCACTAGCCCAAAATCTGGTGGCCACTatcaaaatattaaagtttAGTGGGGTGGAAGACAACCTTATCTCCCATCAATTGGCACGTTAAAAAGTGGTTTTGCTTAAAAAAATTTAGGCGGAAGCATAGTGCATCCATTTAATTCGGTGATAGTTTAATCCCCTTCGGATTATACTTGGGTGTCTTTATGTCCGTCATTCCCTTTGGTATAGGGTATATTAGGTTATACACAGTCATCGTctctgataaaaaaaaaaaaaaaaaaaaagcaactgTTTAGATTTTAGACTTTTGAGTTTACCAAATCAATATCGGAAGGGAAGAGTTGGGAACGCCTATCATACGGTAACTGAAAAGGGTCAAGGTCAAGTCAATGACCCGTTATCGTAAATGGGAGGATAGGGAGCATATATATTCTGACAAACTGCGGTGCGGCCGGCGGGAGAAGAATTCCCGACTTTGCTGTTCAGAGCGTAATAACTCCAGTTGAATTTTACTAGTacgaaaaggggaaaaaaaactgATCTTGGAGTTCTTATATCTGCATAAAAGCTTCGTTTATGACCTTTAACTCCTGCAAAAATCGTTGGTGAAATATTTTAATTAGGAGTTGTCTGGAATTCTATTTTGAGCTAGGCTTGGTGCATTAGATTTTGAAGCTTCCCATTTAGGGTTTGTCACTGGGAAATTCCGAAAGGCAGTAGTGTATTTACTAGCAAATGAGGAGCAGAAATAAACCTAACAAAGCCTCCACGGTCGAACTCAGCACTTCTGATCCTAAGCAACAACTGTAAGGCTTCTTTTATTCGAAAACTGTACTAGTCGTAAATTTATTTGGTGCCAActtttattgtgaattttaattattaattttccttttttttttccagctgCTATGAAGGAGAAAGTCTCCTTCGTCTCCTTGAGTTGATTCGGAGGTGAGTCTTGTTGTACATACTATGCCCAAAGATTATATTGATCTGATAGGCTTTGATTACAGGGAAATAGAATCTGCAAGAAATTTGGATAGAGCATTGCCTGAAAAAGTTTGGCTCAAGGTTGGTTCTTTccctttattattatttttttttaaaattaacttTCTGCTTTTCATACTAAATACTAGTACTTGCTAAAGAGTTAAGGCAGTGGAAAAGCTTAATCTAAAATTGTCCATGGTTTCATTGGTGTGGGCAGCAACAATTTTCCGTAGGGGTCAATGATGTCACGCGTGTGCTTGAACGAATGCAATCTCTTTCTTCAGTGAAAAGCTCCCCTCAGGAGCAGTCTCTTCACGGCAGCCACAATATGAAGATGCCTTCGGTGCAACTCCAGGTTACTTTCTTCCATACCATTTTTCTCTCTATGTTCTTGACTTGTTACTCTGTGATATTATCACCATTTACATTATTTGCGTGATTTTTTATTGCAATTGCTTATTGGTCCTATTGGTTTTCGGATGTTTCATGCTACGATTACTTGGACTAGGTTTCGGTGGTTTGTAAAGCATACACGTAATTACATAGAAAGCGTTGCTGTCTTCCCTTTTCCTTCAGAACACCAAATCTCTGTGACATGTACATGCAATTAGAGGTCAAATTTCTTTAAATATAATTGAAACCTGATTAATGACTAACTATGTCCCAAGTGATCAATACTTATAATATGGTATGATGTTTTCCAAACCTTCAATGCCTTTCTGAATTTCAGAGCTCAGGGCGAGATGTCTTTCTGTTGGAAAATCCTGTGATATGCTCTTGCATGATGTACTTCCAGACTACACTTTACTATTGTAGCTCTAAGAACTCTCAGGCTTCATCTGAATCCAATCTGTGGCTGACTAGAAGTCGTTAAAACACTGTATATTTGCCTCAAAAACATATGGaaataaaatcatgaaatcataaCATGTTGATGGATGTAGAAGACTATTAAGCTGACATTGTTAGTGTGGTAATACCGTTTAGACTCACATTTTGTTGATTTCTCTCAGCACCAAAATTTTTTGATCCTGGATTTTGCATATCAGACAAGTTCTCGAGATAGCATTTGGTTTATAAGCTTGAAATTTTGTCAAGGAATGAATAACTTTGATGCTTGTTCCTCTCATCAGGCCATTCTTTTAGCATCAGATTGCAACCCACGGTGGCTGTCAAAGCATTTGCCGAACTTGGCCCATTCTAGAGGGGTACCAATCCTGTTTGTCAGGGATAAGAAAGGGGGATCTTTAAGATTAGGTGAACTGCTCAAGCTGAAAACTGCAATTGCTATTGGAATTAAGGTGCATTTCATATGACTTCTATTTACTTGCACGTATCTCTCGTTTCACGGCATAGTTGTGAGCCAGAATGGCCTTTCACACCTCTCATTGTTGCACCTGAGACAGGCTAGAGGCAATGTCATCAATCAATTTGTTGAGAAGCTCCTTGACAATGAAATCCAGGTGGCTGTAAGCACTTGAATCGATTGATCTGCCTCATGACTGGAAATCAACCTTATCATCAAGAATTATGCTGGACGCACAACTAGCATCCATCCTTCCATAGACTAACAAATAGTTCGCTTGTAAAGTTTTGATAGGTTCACCAAATGAGTTGCAGTCCACGGGAATGAGAAATGATGATGTTAGGAATTTTGCAGTTGGGATCCTAAGTGCCACTATTCCATGTCAAATACAGTGTTAATCCCACTTATCATGTGAGGCTAGTGAGGgtagaaaaaatttaaataaacagcATATGACAAGTTAAATAAAGCGGATACTTAATATAAATATGGAAGTGACACTGAGTTGCGATTGAAAAAGTGGTACTGAGGATTTCACGTGGAATTTTGTATGCCATAAATTTTGGTAGTAGTTTATTCACGGTTTAGGTATGAAACAGGTTTTGGCAACGTACCAAGTAAATCTTGAATTGGTGGCTTTAAGAATTTATTAGCATGATCGCCGTTTATGTTTATGGATCAAATTGGACTTGGCTGGTTGGAGCTGAGCTTGTAACCAGCTCATGCATCCTAAATTGAAGTTAACCGTCACAGTTGGCATATTGTCATATTATTGTTTGTAAAGCTTCAACATCATGGAAGTCTTCCAAGTCTCAACTAATACCAACTACTACCATTTTGTCACATGTTGACCAATTCCCAACTCATCTTTTTGTTCTCCCTCAAAAATTTTCCGCAGAAAGCAGCTTGCCCCGGTGAAATTGCACTGGGtgactaaaatatcaaaaaggaTGCTGCCGCAAATGGCCAAATACACTTTGCTAACTACATAGTATTAACTCGAGAATGAGATATAACTTATGTTTTTCATCTTTGTTTGAACTAAATAATCCGAACTTGTTAACTTCCTCGTCCTTCGCCACACTGATACATTTGTTCAGAGATAGCAATCTCATTCTTGACAGCAGACTCTTGTTAACATACAAATACACGCTATCAAAACACCAGTTAGTTGGCTTGCTGAACAAACTGCTGGTGTGCGCTACCACGCTTTACGCCCCCAGGCAAAAATaaatcaatcaataaatcagaatttaatatattttttttccatgAAAACTTGAAAACTTTCAAATATCAGTTGGGCCTGAACCTGGGCCGAGGTTAGACAAGCCCACTCCGTGTCTTTTGTTCATGGAATCTATCTTCTCAAGCTTCAACCCGGCCCGAAATCTGCTGATGAAGCTCTCAGCTTTTGAATCCACGTCCGGGCTCGGACAGAACAATGGTGACGCCGCGAAGGGCGTCATATCACCTCCGTCAGCAGCAGCTGTGGGCGTGCCATCCGATTCCACGTCATCAAGATCCGGAGACCCACTCCGTGAGCTCAGGTTGCTATTTACCCGCACATAGTCACCTTGAAGTACAAACTTCCACGCCGGAGATTTGAAGAACGGCGGAGGAGGCGGCGGGGGAGGTATGGGAACTAGTGGAGATTCTCCGCCACTATTTGAATTACCTTCCTCACTGTCAAAGCTTCTCACTTTCACTGGTTGCAGAGCTTTTTGCGTGGGCTGGTGTCTGGAAGGAAGCTGCGGAATGGGAACTGAAATGACTGTATGTGTTGTCTTTCCTTTGGATTTCTTCGATGCGAACAAATTCTGCAAGACGGAGGGTGGCGGCGGcggcggaggaggaggaggaggagattGTGGTGGTAGTTGAAGATGGAGAGGTGGCATTTGAGGCTCGTTAAGCAAAGCATCAAAGTTTTCAACACTTTTTTGCCTCtgccttttcttcttcttcttatggTAAAGAGAATTCAAGAAATCCTTGGTTGCATTTCCCCCAGTTCTTTTCTTCTCACTTTTGCCACTCTTTTGATCCACAAATTGCGGCAGCGGCGGCGgcggtggaggaggaggaggcggTGTGGCTGGTTCTGAGATGGGTTCGTTGTTTTCCATCTGACTATcccttctttttctccttctctCCCTTCGATGAGCAACACTTTGATGGACTCGCTTTGGCTTTTCATTATCCAGTGGTGGTGAAGCAGGCCGCAGTAGTGGTGATTCTGGCGGTGGAGATGGTGGAGCTGGCGGAGGAGAAGATGGAGGGGGAGTAGCTGGAGTGTTTGAGGGTCGTTCCTGAGGATGAGGGTACGCAAATTTATCCACATAAAAGTTCTTGCTTTCCAGCTGGGAATCATCAAATGTGTATTTCCAGCTTCGTCGACGATGAAGCTCGCCGGTGCGGGAGTACCGGGGAGTTTCGATTATCATATCATCATAACACATCCACGGATCATCCCCGGAGGCCAATCTTGAGGAGGCTACAAGTAGATCAGGATATGAGCTATATGTCCTCCTCAGCAGTCCACCTTGGTTATCAGTACTAGAAGTACTGTTGTAGGCCGTCTGATCTGAATATCCATGCCATTGAAGAGGATTTGACTGATGCGTTTTTTCAGCTTCAATAGGGGAGTAATTATACCATCCCTGTGCGGTTGATGGATTTGATTTTCGGGTTTCAGTTCTGGTAGTAGTAGGAGTAGTATCATGATACTCCTCAAAGTTTCTATCTTCATTCTTGTTTCTACTGAGGAATCCAAAGACTAATGCAACTAGAACTAATACCAAATTAAGAGAATCCCAGCTTTTCTTAACATTATTTGGCCTAAAGATttgagaagagaaagaaatggttgCAGGGACTACCAAAACCAAGAAGGAAACAGCTGTTATCAGCAGAACGGAGACTAAAAGTCCAGAGCTTAAGAAGAAAGAGGATAGGCCGTGGCGAAATCGGCGGACACGGCCGCGATTGCTGGTGCTTGGTACCCAAAAGGGGGTCAAGTCTTCCCCATCTTCCATGGTTTTTAGTTGCTTGTGTTGCTTTTGATAAAAGATGAAGAGGAGCGCTCTGTGAAACAACCTTTGTTCCCTCTTTAttgcttttgcttttcctttgcCTTCTTTGCTTGTACTTGTAGCAGCGCTAAGAAATGTAATGTTCGGCTCCTCGTTCTCTTTTGTTGCTTTCGTTGCCCTTCGAGCAGTTGGTGCTAAAAAAATGAGTTGCTTTATTTGGTGCTGGGGAGGGCTATGGATTTTAGGATGGAAGGAAAATGGATCAGTGGTAGGTATATTTTTATTC encodes the following:
- the LOC113767473 gene encoding protein enabled homolog; this translates as MEDGEDLTPFWVPSTSNRGRVRRFRHGLSSFFLSSGLLVSVLLITAVSFLVLVVPATISFSSQIFRPNNVKKSWDSLNLVLVLVALVFGFLSRNKNEDRNFEEYHDTTPTTTRTETRKSNPSTAQGWYNYSPIEAEKTHQSNPLQWHGYSDQTAYNSTSSTDNQGGLLRRTYSSYPDLLVASSRLASGDDPWMCYDDMIIETPRYSRTGELHRRRSWKYTFDDSQLESKNFYVDKFAYPHPQERPSNTPATPPPSSPPPAPPSPPPESPLLRPASPPLDNEKPKRVHQSVAHRRERRRKRRDSQMENNEPISEPATPPPPPPPPPPLPQFVDQKSGKSEKKRTGGNATKDFLNSLYHKKKKKRQRQKSVENFDALLNEPQMPPLHLQLPPQSPPPPPPPPPPPSVLQNLFASKKSKGKTTHTVISVPIPQLPSRHQPTQKALQPVKVRSFDSEEGNSNSGGESPLVPIPPPPPPPPFFKSPAWKFVLQGDYVRVNSNLSSRSGSPDLDDVESDGTPTAAADGGDMTPFAASPLFCPSPDVDSKAESFISRFRAGLKLEKIDSMNKRHGVGLSNLGPGSGPTDI
- the LOC113767331 gene encoding uncharacterized protein LOC113767331, whose translation is MRSRNKPNKASTVELSTSDPKQQLCYEGESLLRLLELIRREIESARNLDRALPEKVWLKQQFSVGVNDVTRVLERMQSLSSVKSSPQEQSLHGSHNMKMPSVQLQAILLASDCNPRWLSKHLPNLAHSRGVPILFVRDKKGGSLRLGELLKLKTAIAIGIKARGNVINQFVEKLLDNEIQVAVST